Proteins encoded together in one Bos indicus isolate NIAB-ARS_2022 breed Sahiwal x Tharparkar chromosome 3, NIAB-ARS_B.indTharparkar_mat_pri_1.0, whole genome shotgun sequence window:
- the UROD gene encoding uroporphyrinogen decarboxylase has translation MEAKESRPQGFPELKNDTFLRAAWGEETDYTPVWCMRQAGRYLPEFRETRAAQDFFSTCRSPEACCELTLQPLRRFPLDAAIIFSDILVVPQALGMEVTMVPGKGPSFPEPLREERDLERLQDPATVASELGYVFQAITLTRQRLAGRVPLIGFAGAPWTLMTYMVEGGGSSTMSQAKRWLYQRPQASHQLLRILTDALVPYLVGQVAAGAQALQLFESHAGHLGPQLFSKFALPYIRDVSKRVKAGLQEAGLAPVPMIIFAKDGHFALEELAQAGYEVVGLDWTVAPEKARERVGKTVTLQGNLDPCALYASEEEIGKLVQQMLNDFGPQRYIANLGHGLYPDMDPEHVGAFVDAVHKHSRLLRQN, from the exons ATGGAGGCGAAAGAGTCTAG ACCTCAGGGTTTTCCGGAGCTTAAGAATGACACCTTCCTGCGAGCAGCGTGGGGAGAAGAAACAGACTACACTCCTGTTTGGTGCATGCGGCAGGCAGGACGCTACTTACCAG AGTTTAGGGAAACTCGGGCTGCCCAGGACTTTTTCAGCACCTGTCGCTCCCCAGAAGCCTGCTGTGAACTTACCCTGCAG CCACTGCGTCGCTTCCCTCTGGATGCTGCCATCATCTTCTCCGACATCCTTGTCGTACCCCAG GCACTGGGCATGGAGGTGACCATGGTGCCTGGCAAAGGGCCCAGCTTCCCAGAACCATTAAGAGAAGAGCGGGACTTAGAGCGCCTCCAGGATCCAGCAACAGTGGCCTCTGAGCTGGGCTATGTGTTCCAGGCCATCACCCTCACTCGACAGCGGCTGGCTGGGCGTGTGCCACTGATTGGCTTTGCTGGTGCCCCG TGGACTCTGATGACATACATGGTTGAGGGTGGCGGCTCAAGCACCATGTCTCAGGCCAAGCGCTGGCTTTACCAGAGACCACAAGCCAGTCACCAGCTGCTTCGCATCCTCACTGATGCTCTTGTCCCTTATCTGGTGGGACAAGTGGCTGCTGGTGCCCAG GCATTGCAACTCTTTGAGTCCCATGCAGGGCATCTTGGCCCACAACTCTTCAGTAAGTTTGCACTGCCCTACATCCGTGATGTGTCCAAGCGAGTGAAGGCCGGGCTGCAGGAGGCAGGCCTGGCACCAGTGCCCATG ATCATCTTTGCTAAGGATGGACATTTTGCCCTGGAGGAGCTGGCCCAGGCTGGCTACGAGGTGGTTGGGCTTGACTGGACAGTGGCCCCCGAGAAAGCCCG GGAACGCGTGGGAAAGACGGTGACCCTGCAGGGCAACCTGGACCCCTGTGCCCTGTATGCATCTGAG GAGGAGATTGGGAAGCTGGTGCAGCAGATGCTGAATGACTTTGGGCCACAGCGCTACATTGCCAACCTGGGCCATGGACTTTACCCTGACATGGACCCGGAACATGTGGGAGCCTTTGTGGATGCCGTGCACAAACACTCTCGCCTGCTTCGACAGAATTGA